The genomic DNA ATTTTACACTTTCATGCTTCCTAAAAGCTTATCATATATAAAAAACAGCAGTCTATAACCTAATTTCTATTTATATGGGGATTTTGCACAGATTTTTCCATATCCTACGCACAGCCCCTTTTACCTCTTTGTTCCTAAAGCTGTAGATCATGGGGTTCAGCATAGGTATTATCAAGGTGTAAAATACAGAGGCCATTTTATCAGTGTCAAAGGAATGACTGGATTTGGGCTGCACGTACATGAAGGACAGAGTCGCGTAAAATATCACTACCACCATCAGGTGGGAcccacaggtggagaaggccttgtgCCTGCCCTCTGCGGAGTGCATCCTGAGGACAGCCAAAAGGATCAGTGTGTAGGACACGAGGACTATCAGAAGAGATGAAACCAAGTTAAATGCTGAAATGATCAGTATTATCAACTCAATTTCCCGTGTGCTTGAGCACAGCAAAGTTAACAAGGGGAGACTGTCACAGTAGAAGTGATTAATGACATTATAGCCACAGaaggatgaaataaaaatctttacaGTGACTAGAAGAGAATCGAATGTGCTAAAGAGGTGGGGGACCACTACAAGCACCCAGCATACTCTTTGTGACATGATGACCATGTAGAGCAGAGGGTtacagatggccacgtagcgATCATAGGCCATTGCCGACAGAATGAATAGTTCATTAATGATGAACATATTGAGGAAAGCTAACTGTGCAGCACACCAGTTATAGGGAATTGTGTGATGATTAGCTAGAAAATTTACCAACATTTTGGGTGCCACAGCTGTTGAATAACCGAGGTCAGTGAGAGCCAGGtgtctgaggaagaagtacatgggagtCTGGAGCCTGGGGTCCACCTTGGTGAGGATGATCAGGCCCAAGTTGCCCAGCACTGAGATTGCATAGATGGTGAGGAAGAGCCCAAATAAGGGGGCCTGCAGCTCAGGGCGGTCTGTGATCCCCAGGAGGATGAACTCGTCCAGCACTGTTAGATTGAGTTTTTTCATCCAGTCTCATTGGAAAACCTATCCTGGATAGATAGAGATAGCATCACAGTCAATAGATTTTATATATTATCTCTTGAAGATGTTTTAGTATGCACGGtattataaatgaaatacacCCAACATTTGAAATTTAGGATATTTTGAAATAAGTCCATCTTGcaaacattaaaatatacataaatagagagaaagagatgtgAGAATTGATGAGTGGTTCTCAACTTGAGCAATTTTACTCCCCAGAGAATATTTTCCAATCTCTATAGATATTGTGATGTCACACAGGGAGTTGAGGTACCACTGATTTTCAGTGGTAGAGGTCGGGTAAGCTGCTAAATATCAAATTATATCCAATATCCAGCCCATAACAATATTTGGCCAATAATGACCATAGTGCCACGGTTGAGAAATCCTAATGATAAAGATTCAAGAGATGCTCTTAGGTACATAGATGGATGGAAACATAGATATGTAGTAGAGATAtatgtatatcaataaaaaagtgaaaatgaaaaactatgATAATGTCAAAACTTTGGGTATTATCTTTGCAGGTGATCACTGTACTAtcgtgaaaattttatttttattatttatgtgaTTCAGTGTATTACTATTTATGGAATACATCAGGAATATGGCTTAATATATAGGCcaatattataaaaaatttaaactacaaATTCCAAAAATGCATGGATCTTACTACTCAAAATACAGCCTCCTGAAAGATTTTATGTCTGTAGGAGGAAGTGGCTGAAAAGCTTGCACACTTGACAGGTATGTGGCAGGGGTGTGAGTCAGGAAAGCATAGCAGATCACAGTGGGAATATTTTTGTCTGTGCATCTGAACATACcaggatatatatgtgtgtagtaTAGTTTCTGTTGTACCTTACTTAGTAGTATATATAAAGGGTCAATTTGAGCAAACAATGTAAGTTATCTAAacgtctttatttttatatataaaatcaacatttttttGCGCTGTTCTTGAGAAAGATAAATGAAGATTCAATGATTTAATGTCTCTTACTACCTGGAGATAGTTCTCAAATATCACATAAACAAGTTTTCTGGagattttcttttgcttctttttgttttgctgttaatGGTGATAGTGCCTTACCTGAAAGAAGTTTTCTTTACGTATATATGAGAGCTATTGCACGAACAGATGAGAGGCTGGTCAAGTGGGACGTAATACATGCAGCTCACCCACTCACTAACCCACTGCCCATTCCATGACTAAATTTGAACAATCAACTTGCTATTCTTTTGgataatatattttctaatttttaaataacacttCAGTGtaagttatttttatatacatttgcaTAAAATGTTGTTCTTCCTCTTGTGTCATTTTCACCAGAATTTATATATACTAACATGTATGTAGCATATCAGAAACACCTAGTATGCAAGAAACTGGGAAGTAGGGTGCAATCTGGGAAAattgagaggaaaagaaatcacCAGCCCTGATTTTGAACAAcgaaatttcataaaatttttctcaaatttaaagataccatattttaaagaaaataaaatgttgaaaatcCCTGTGATACACAATACTGtagacacaaaataaaatacactaaAGGTGAGATATACGTGGGTTCCTGGGTGTGATTTGAAATCTTGCACATTAGGCACATGGAAACTCCTTCAAATTGCAATGTGTAACACATAATGTAGATAAACATATAATCACATAAAATGTACCTAAATATCCTAAAAATTCACAGATAAAAATTGTACCAGAATAGAAGGTGGATGGCATATTAATGTAAGACAGCTATCTTGTTTAAAACGTTGTGAGCCTCAAtgcttctgtttctttaaaaaaaaaaacgatgtaaatgtaaatgataatgttATGATAAAATTGGAAGTCAAGAGTCTCTGAGTTGCTATAAGCAGACACAAAACAATTTTCAGCATGGCCCTCATTTTCCAGTGGGATCTTCCAGGAAGCAGACAGAATTATCTGGAAGagtatagctttaaaaaaataaaaataaaatactgaatagTTAGTAAACTCTAAAAAAACAACTTGGCTCCACAGAACACCAGAGGTGGTGAGaagaaatgcttttatttttctgtaccttacAGAAAATTGGTGCTTACTATTGTCATTAATTTTTTAGCCTCCTTGATTgtaaaggagagaaaaacaaaaaaaggagaaaaaacaaaaacaagattgGACTGACTGCTTTTATTGCATTTACTGTAAATTTATCTAACAGCACTATCTTCTAACACACATTTCCTCATACCTAACATAAACAGAATGACAAGGAAGTTTCAAAGATGTATTTAGCCCCTCAACCCATGCGAAGATATTCAAAACAGTGATATAAAGAAAGAAGTAGAGCAGTTCAGTTCCTACTCAGGCATTATGGATattagaaaacagagagaactgaATCAGAAATAGTCCCACTTTGCTATGGCTTTGCCATGGAATTAAAGTGGAACTCTGTAAATATCCTTGAAACACTAGATATTGATGTCGTACGGAACCAAGGAAATAGTCTACCCATTTTTACCTGTAATGAAGCCTCTGTCTTGACTCCCATATGTGTTTTTTAACACAGCATATTCAGAACAATTTATGGGTATTTTTCACCTATTGAGATGCTCCCTGAGGAAATAGATGCCAAGCAATTTGCTTAGTATCCCTAAAGAATGTGGGAGCACAACACAATGCCTGGAGGTTTTCTATTAATTGGCGAGGACAATCTGTATTCACCAATGACTAAACttattattgtttatttgtatatggtgcatgtacatataaaaatatccctctcatttcattctttttatttcatagtGCATTGCTTTCGTCAACTAGTCATAacctcttctgattttttttccttaactgaATATTGCAGCATTTCATTTATTCCATTCTCTCCATTCTCCCTTCCCATATTTCTTTCTCCCATTGAAGAGTACTCTCTTGTGCTTAGTATGTGCCTAGGTTATCAATTAATCCttgtaaaaatgtaatatttcacatatatgttACTAAGTAAATGTCATTGCTGCATTGAAGTCACTTTAATTATTTGCCGTGCATCAATgttatgacatttttattttttctgcattataacccatatttattttacaaatttcactttttttattAGCACATATTTTTGTGTCTATCTCTCAGCTTTCATCAACACCTTTGCAATGTACAGCCTTGAATATATACCCCCAAAAATTATGTAaacacatgtgtatatgtacattgtGTTATCTTGACAAGAGAGAGTAGAATATacttattaattttcttaagTACAGATTGCTAATGCCAATATACTCTTGTATTAGCAAATGCAAGACTTATCCTGGATCTTTCCTTCCATGTCAAGTACATGTATTATGTCCTTATTGGTGTTTATGTTATTATATGTATCTTTCATATAATTTATTATCCAgggtcttcctttttcttttcagattatCCAACagaggacatttcatataaatattacTGGCCTGTttcttttgtcttgttttctttctttttttttgaacatTGATGAAGttgcatatatataaagtatgaAATTTAATAGATTTTGATATATGCGCATATCCATGGAGCCATCAAAACCATGAAGATAACAATCATATCCATCACTCCCCAAATTTCCTAGTGTTCAAACATATTAACTCCATTCTATCCTCCTTTCCTTACCTGATCAAGACTACTTTAATTTGCTGTTTTCAAACACTTTTTATATTCAAGTAATTACAGGAAGTTGTAAAAGAGAGTGCATAAAGGTTCTGTGTAATCTTCACCCAGTGTTTCCCAAAGGTAACATCCTACATAATTGTAGGATGATTTCACAACGAGGAAACTGACATTGGTACAATATACATACTTtgttcagatttcaccagtttgcTTGTAATCTTTTGTGTGTTTGTGCAAATTCACTCTGCATTTTATCACATGTTCACATTGGTGTAACCAGTACACAGTCAAAATGCAGAGCTGCTCCATCACCATGAAGTTCCCTTTTGTTTTCCCTGTAAAGCCACCCTGTTTTCTTCCTCTGCCACCATTCCTAAGcactggtaaccactaatctgttttccatCACTATAATTTGTGATTTGAAGAATGTTTTGTAGGAAACACTTTGAACCTTACTTTTCATTATCTTTTGGGAATGAGTTTTTAAACTTAACTCAAATCTTTTGGGGTCCATCCCtgtatttatgcatatatatcatttgtttctttatgatgctgaatactattccatggTAATGAGATCACGTAGATGGTGAGGAAGAGCCCAAATAAGGGGGCCTGCAGCTCAGGGTGGTCTGTGATCCCCAGGAGGATGATTTGTTCAGCATTCTCACATTGTGTTTGTCTATCCAAGTTTATAGGAAAACCTATTCTGAATAGAGACAATGGCAGTACAAaactttctttcagtattttctggtGGTGGTTTAGTATGCAAAACTAAGATAATAAGATAAGCAAAATTTCTATTTCATGATAATTTAATCTAAACCCACCCCccacataaaatgtattttacaacAGAacacatatatagagagagatagaagcaGTGACAGGGATAGGCTTGGAGACAGAGATAGACCAGTGGTTTTCAACTTCAGAAGATTTGTTCCCCAAAAGAGTATCTGATATATTGTGAGGCATTTGGTTGTCACATCTGGAGGGAGAGAGTTACTGGTATATCATGGTTAGAGCCCAGGGCTAATTCTCCTACTGTGTTAATGCTGccttcacaacaaagaattatccagccccaaatgttAATGGAACCATGGTAGGAAAACACTGACATtatgatggatagataggtagatagatagatagatggatagatagaaagatagatagatgacataataatcaaaaattttaaaaatgtttataaatttaGGTTAGGTATATAGATGATTATGAATCTCTGTTATTTATATAGTGGCAATTACATAATTACATTtaccaaattaaaatcacataatataatatatagtaagtatataataaaaatttttaaacccaAATTGCAGTAATTTGCAGAAACATTTAAAACTGTCTATTGTAAAACATAGTCCTGTGAGACCCTTTATTCCTATAGATGGTACAGAATGAAACAACGCATCCAGCTGATTGAGCTCAGAGATGTATAGATAGGCAACTCTAACGTCATACAGAGATTACTTGTTTCTATATAGAGAAATATCCCACAAAGTGTACATAGGTAGATAGAGTTACCACTGTGCTTACAATTGTGATATATGCAAAGGAATATTCTGAACAAATCATGTGAATTATCTTATTCTCTTTTTTCCATATTAGCAAAATCAACTCTTCCTTTTTTGCAGGTTTGCTGAGAAAGATGGATGAGAAATGTTTCAGTGTGTTCATGGTATCTTGAAATATCCCTCAGATATTTGGTGCATGGTTGGggtttctttctctgtgtttttaatttttttaagtgaatatagTATGTTTTCTAATGGATTATCTTTCCATATGTACATATacagtttttgtgtgtgtgacttaaCTTCTTGGTCGAGGTCATGATAATGAATAGATCAAGTAGTGCGTTATCCAGTAATGATCCCCAGTCACCCTGCCCCACCGTGTCCCAACTCCATTTCTAAAATTGGAGCATGACTGTGTTGTTCTTTTGGATAACTTATTTCTACATCactaaaatacttaataaaaatttatctaAAACCAAAATATTTCCTCCCCCTTCGGGTGCATTTTCATTTTAACTAGCACATAATAAGTTGTTTGTAACACATCAAGTATATGTTGTCTTGGAGGAATCTTGGACAGTTGGAAGAGATTGGGCAAATTGGGAGGAAGTGAGGTCACTGAAATTGGTTTTATGTAatgaaatttcattaaaattactcTTGGATAAAGGAATCCttcactttaaagaaaaaaaaagtatttttaatactttgattttttaatttattatgcaGCAACACATTAACAGTATAAAATGAACAGACAatttatagatatagatagaggtATACAGAATCTAATGTTATTTTAAGTTTGCACATTAGGCCACAAAGAACCACTCCATACCATGTTGTATAGCATAAAAGACAGATGAACATACATATGGTTAAGTAAAATGTGTATAATATCCCTAATAAACTGCTTATCTAGAAAAAATCAGAATAGAATGAGGATGGCAGGCCAAAGTAAACAAATTAATGGCTTACAAAATTGTGAGTGTCCACgcttcctcaaggaaggaaggaaaaaaggagaaaaggaagaaggaaggtcctgaaaccaagaaaatagtAGTGTCAGGAGTTTATAAATGAGCTATAAGAAAGCaagtagaaaaatataacattagcatttactatctgtcaacataggaagctgTTACAGAATCATGGGCTATATCTCTGTGCTGTACTCCCATCCcggtgaccaatttatattatgattagaattattgtgccccttcaaCCTCTTCACCCTCTGCACCCATCGGCCTcaacccccatggtaaccaacgaTTACTTCTCAatatctatgagtctaatgctattttgttcattttgttttgttttatttctgaataccacatgtaagtgaaatcatatggtgtttttctttctccacctggcttattttactgggcataatatcctctaagtcCATTGATATTGTAAAAAATGGcaggattgttttcttttttatggctgaataatattccactgtgtatatgtactacaccttctttacccattcatctactgatagatacTTTGTttgctaccatatcttggctattgtaaataatgcagcaataagcatAAGGGTACATTATCTTTATGaagcagggattttgttttctttgagtaaattcctagaagtgaaattcctgggtcaaatggtatttctaagttttttgaggaacttccatactgctttccaagtggctgcaccaactgacattcccaccaacagtgtaagaaggttcccttttctccatatccttgccaacacttgttatttcttgtcttttgatagTGACCactctaacaggtatgaggtgatatcttattgtggttttgatttgcatttccctgatgtttaacaatgtggagcattttttcatgtacctaatagacatctgtatgtcttctttggaaaaatgtctgtttaggtcctccacccatttttaatcaggttattcatgtttttggtgttgagtcatatgagttctttatatattttggatattaactggctaaatcatttatgaatatattctcccacactggaagctttttagtttgat from Manis pentadactyla isolate mManPen7 chromosome 9, mManPen7.hap1, whole genome shotgun sequence includes the following:
- the LOC118908048 gene encoding olfactory receptor 8K3-like, which encodes MKKLNLTVLDEFILLGITDRPELQAPLFGLFLTIYAISVLGNLGLIILTKVDPRLQTPMYFFLRHLALTDLGYSTAVAPKMLVNFLANHHTIPYNWCAAQLAFLNMFIINELFILSAMAYDRYVAICNPLLYMVIMSQRVCWVLVVVPHLFSTFDSLLVTVKIFISSFCGYNVINHFYCDSLPLLTLLCSSTREIELIILIISAFNLVSSLLIVLVSYTLILLAVLRMHSAEGRHKAFSTCGSHLMVVVIFYATLSFMYVQPKSSHSFDTDKMASVFYTLIIPMLNPMIYSFRNKEVKGAVRRIWKNLCKIPI